The genomic window TTATAAGCAAGATCTGGACCCATGATCGAGTCAAATCCAGGATAGTTTTCGACTTCTGCGGTATTGTTCATTTGTCCGCCAGGTGCCCCTTGTTCGATCATTGCTACAGATAAGTTTGATCTTGAAGCATATAAAGCAGCTGTCATTCCAGCAGGGCCTGCGCCAATTACGATTACATCATACATATGTAGATTCCTCCGTTTTAAAAATCAAGTAAGCTTACTTTACAGCCAATCACATAAAAAGTCTATTGTTCTGCCTACGAGTCTCGAATAGATATATTATACTCGAAATCGATAGACAAAAACAATAGACTTTAACATTACATCTTATTCGTTCGCCAGGTTTTCTCCATTTGAGGCAATCACTTGTTTGTACCAATCAAATGATTTTTTCTTTGTTCGTTTCAATGTACCATTGCCTTCATTGTCACGATCAACATAGATAAAGCCGTAGCGTTTTTTCATTTCACCAGTTCCAGCAGAAACTAGATCGATACAACCCCAAGTCGTGTAACCTAAAAGATCGACACCATCAAGTTCAACTGCATCTTTCATCGCTTGGATGTGTGAAGCAAGATAAGAAATGCGGTAGTCATCGACAACATAACCATTCTCATCTGGAGTATCCACAGCACCTAACCCATTTTCGACAATAAACAATGGTTTTTGATAACGATCGTAAATATCGTTCAATGTTACACGCAACCCTAGTGGATCAATTTGCCAGCCCCATTCACTTGCTTCTAAATAAGGATTTTTCGTTGATTCAAAAATATTTCCGGCTGTTTGTTCGAGTAGTTTAGGATCTGTTGTTGAGACCCGAGAAGAATAATAAGAGAACGAAATGAAATCAACCGTATGTTGTTTCAATAATTCTAAATCTCCTGGTTCCATCTTGATCTCGATTCCTTGTCGCTCCATTTCTTTTAGCGCATACGCAGGGTATTCCCCTCTTGATTGTACATCGATAAAGAAATAGTTTTCACGGTCTGCTTGGCGTGATGCCCAGACATCTTCTGGTTTGCATGAGTAAGGATAATAAGCTCCCGCCGCTAACATACAACCGACTTTATTTTCAGGGTCAACTTCATGAGCAATCTTTGTGGCGATTGCACTCGCTAGCAATTCATGATGGGCAGCTTGATATTTGATTTGTTCGACGTTGTCGCCTTCTTCAAAATACAAACCAGCACCCATGAATGGTGCATGTAAAATCATGTTGATCTCATTGAACGTCAACCAGTATTTCACTAATCCTTTGTAGCGGTTAAAAATCACGTGACAAAGATTTTCATAAAAACCAACTAATTCTCTTGAACGCCATGCGCCATATTCTTTGATCAAATGCATTGGACAATCAAAGTGTGTGATGGTTACTAATGGTTCGATCCCATATTTCTGGCATTCTTTAAAGACATCTTCATAGAATTTCAAGCCTTCTTCATTTGGCTCTTTCTCATCACCCATTGGAAAAATTCGGCTCCACGCAATCGATAGACGATACGTTTTAAAGCCCATTTCTGCAAAAAGAGCGATATCTTCTTTGTAACGATGATACATATCGATTGCTTCTTTTGCTGGATAAAAATGTTCATCATCAAATTCAAACATCTTTTGTTGCCCAGTGATCACCGGAAAACGATCTGGACCGATTGGCACGACGTCTACATTCGCTAAACCACGCCCACCTTCATCGTATCCTCCTTCACATTGATTGGCAGCTGTTGCGCCACCCCATAAAAAGTCTTTTCTAAATCCCATCGTTACACTTCCTCCACTACACGTTTTTCTGACAATTCTCTTGCCAGTTCATCTTGTACTTCGATACCTTCTGCAATCAAGCGATCGATTGCTTCTTTAAATTGTGGCAAATACTCTTGGTGAGCAATAAACAACTCATCCATCATACGTTTTGCTGTTGCGCCAGAAC from Enterococcus sp. DIV1094 includes these protein-coding regions:
- a CDS encoding 6-phospho-beta-glucosidase; this encodes MGFRKDFLWGGATAANQCEGGYDEGGRGLANVDVVPIGPDRFPVITGQQKMFEFDDEHFYPAKEAIDMYHRYKEDIALFAEMGFKTYRLSIAWSRIFPMGDEKEPNEEGLKFYEDVFKECQKYGIEPLVTITHFDCPMHLIKEYGAWRSRELVGFYENLCHVIFNRYKGLVKYWLTFNEINMILHAPFMGAGLYFEEGDNVEQIKYQAAHHELLASAIATKIAHEVDPENKVGCMLAAGAYYPYSCKPEDVWASRQADRENYFFIDVQSRGEYPAYALKEMERQGIEIKMEPGDLELLKQHTVDFISFSYYSSRVSTTDPKLLEQTAGNIFESTKNPYLEASEWGWQIDPLGLRVTLNDIYDRYQKPLFIVENGLGAVDTPDENGYVVDDYRISYLASHIQAMKDAVELDGVDLLGYTTWGCIDLVSAGTGEMKKRYGFIYVDRDNEGNGTLKRTKKKSFDWYKQVIASNGENLANE